The Sphingomonas sinipercae genome contains a region encoding:
- a CDS encoding DMT family transporter: MTRAKVDASIVIPFIVFTTIWGTTWIVIRDQLGTVSAHWSIAYRFFIAAAAMAALARWKVQTLRLPAAGFAAAAALGFLQFVINFNAVYLAEHHITSGLVATVFALLLIPNSLLAWALLGQRPSARFAVGSLIAVAGIALLFAHELSEHPARFDAILLGIGLTLVGMLGASAANVFQALERVKRFPLLAVLTWAMLLGALFDTAIALIVAGPPTIELRPAYWLGLAYLGVFASALAFTLYLPVVRKIGPGKAAYSSVMVPIIAMAFSTWLEDYRWTPQTIAGACLALGGMVVALSRGRVLVPAPDAA; the protein is encoded by the coding sequence GTGACTCGCGCCAAAGTCGACGCGTCGATCGTCATCCCGTTCATCGTCTTCACGACCATCTGGGGAACGACCTGGATCGTCATCCGCGACCAGCTTGGCACGGTGTCCGCCCATTGGTCGATCGCCTATCGCTTCTTCATCGCGGCTGCGGCGATGGCGGCGCTGGCGCGGTGGAAGGTTCAGACGCTCCGGCTGCCGGCCGCGGGCTTCGCCGCTGCGGCGGCGCTGGGGTTCCTGCAGTTCGTCATCAACTTCAACGCGGTTTACCTGGCGGAACACCATATCACTTCGGGGCTGGTTGCCACCGTCTTCGCACTGCTTCTGATCCCCAACAGCCTGCTTGCCTGGGCGCTGCTCGGGCAGCGGCCTTCCGCGCGATTTGCCGTCGGGTCGCTGATTGCCGTCGCCGGAATCGCGCTTTTGTTCGCGCATGAGCTGTCGGAGCATCCGGCGCGCTTCGACGCGATTCTCCTGGGCATCGGCCTGACCCTGGTTGGAATGCTCGGCGCGTCGGCGGCCAATGTGTTCCAGGCGCTGGAGCGGGTGAAGCGCTTCCCGCTGCTGGCGGTGTTGACCTGGGCGATGCTGCTCGGCGCGCTATTCGACACGGCCATCGCCCTGATCGTCGCCGGCCCTCCCACAATCGAACTCCGCCCGGCCTATTGGCTCGGCCTTGCCTACCTCGGCGTGTTCGCATCGGCGTTGGCGTTCACGCTCTACTTGCCGGTGGTGCGCAAGATCGGCCCCGGCAAGGCTGCATATTCCAGCGTCATGGTGCCGATCATCGCAATGGCCTTTTCGACCTGGCTGGAAGACTATCGCTGGACGCCGCAAACCATCGCCGGCGCATGCCTTGCGCTGGGCGGCATGGTGGTCGCGCTCAGTCGCGGGCGGGTATTGGTCCCCGCGCCGGACGCTGCCTGA
- a CDS encoding ABC transporter permease: MAASVAQQEESDGGATYRMVGAITIARAASTAREIENAPDPLTIDLSEVSRMDTVGAWLVYRTVRDRQAKVVGASSELQSLLDQVAEADKPARVRPEESGGFGRVVRELGVWVIEVGHTLVGLLGFFGATLLGFVALIRRPKRFRFNSVVQRFDVVGVRALGIIGLMSFLIGIVVGQQGAVQLQQFGAEVYTINLIGRITVRELGVLMTAIMVAGRSGSAFAAQIGTMKLTEEVDAMRTIGVSPIEALVIPRMIAAVVMMPLLGMWAILSSLLGGGLFVWLVLGIPPATYVQRLQEVIPMTDLWIALIKAPVFGFIIALAGCFQGMLVEGDSEAVGRRTTTAVVQSIFLVIVLDAVFAVFFSSIGWR, encoded by the coding sequence ATGGCCGCCAGCGTCGCACAGCAGGAGGAAAGTGACGGAGGCGCGACCTATCGCATGGTCGGCGCCATCACCATTGCGCGCGCCGCCAGCACCGCCCGGGAAATCGAAAACGCGCCCGATCCGCTGACCATCGACCTGTCCGAGGTCAGCCGGATGGACACGGTTGGCGCATGGCTCGTCTATCGCACCGTGCGCGACCGCCAGGCGAAGGTCGTTGGCGCCAGCAGCGAACTCCAAAGCCTGCTCGACCAGGTCGCCGAAGCGGACAAGCCGGCGCGGGTCCGGCCGGAAGAAAGCGGCGGTTTCGGCCGCGTCGTCCGCGAACTTGGCGTCTGGGTAATCGAAGTCGGCCACACCCTCGTCGGCTTGCTCGGCTTTTTCGGCGCTACCTTGCTTGGCTTCGTCGCGTTGATCCGGCGACCCAAGCGGTTCCGGTTCAATTCGGTCGTCCAGCGCTTCGATGTCGTCGGCGTGCGCGCGCTCGGAATCATCGGCCTGATGAGCTTCCTCATCGGCATCGTCGTCGGCCAGCAGGGCGCGGTCCAGCTGCAGCAGTTTGGCGCCGAAGTGTACACCATCAACCTGATCGGCCGCATCACCGTGCGTGAACTTGGCGTCCTGATGACCGCCATCATGGTCGCCGGCCGCTCCGGATCTGCCTTCGCCGCGCAGATCGGGACGATGAAGCTTACCGAGGAAGTGGACGCGATGCGCACCATCGGCGTATCGCCGATCGAGGCGCTGGTGATCCCGCGGATGATCGCTGCCGTGGTGATGATGCCGCTACTGGGCATGTGGGCGATCCTGTCTTCGCTGCTCGGCGGCGGGCTGTTCGTATGGCTGGTGCTTGGGATTCCGCCCGCGACCTACGTGCAGCGGCTGCAGGAAGTCATCCCGATGACCGACCTGTGGATCGCGCTGATCAAGGCGCCGGTGTTCGGTTTCATCATCGCGCTTGCCGGCTGCTTCCAGGGAATGCTGGTCGAAGGCGACAGCGAGGCGGTGGGCCGGCGCACGACGACGGCCGTGGTGCAGTCGATCTTCCTGGTCATCGTCCTGGACGCGGTCTTCGCCGTCTTCTTCAGCTCGATTGGATGGCGATGA
- a CDS encoding ABC-type transport auxiliary lipoprotein family protein, giving the protein MTPLLRFAGPLTLAVSLAGCSLGGLLGGGKAPTVLYDLTPAAPPTGAIARQSSAGSAVTVRVPVTSKELHTIRVPVQVNASQVEYVKDMQWVDTPDRLFQKLVAETIRRTTSRVVLDPQQSGLDPGITLSGELLDFGFDAQRGVVIARYQGTLATNGGASVQSRTFVAEAPADGTTATVAPALNAVANQVAAEVAQWIGG; this is encoded by the coding sequence ATGACCCCGCTGTTGCGTTTCGCAGGACCGCTCACGCTCGCGGTATCGCTGGCCGGCTGCTCGCTCGGCGGCCTGCTTGGCGGCGGCAAGGCCCCGACCGTGCTTTACGACCTGACGCCGGCGGCACCGCCCACCGGCGCCATTGCGCGCCAGTCGAGCGCCGGGTCGGCCGTGACTGTCCGCGTGCCGGTCACCAGCAAGGAATTGCACACCATTCGCGTGCCCGTGCAGGTCAATGCGTCGCAGGTCGAATATGTGAAGGACATGCAGTGGGTCGATACCCCCGACCGGCTGTTCCAGAAGCTGGTTGCGGAAACGATCCGGCGGACCACTAGCCGCGTCGTGCTCGACCCGCAGCAGTCCGGGCTCGATCCGGGAATCACGCTGAGCGGCGAGCTGCTCGATTTCGGCTTCGATGCGCAGCGCGGCGTCGTCATCGCCCGCTACCAGGGCACGCTCGCGACCAACGGCGGCGCCAGCGTGCAGAGCCGCACTTTCGTTGCCGAAGCACCGGCCGACGGAACCACCGCGACGGTGGCACCGGCGCTCAACGCCGTCGCCAACCAGGTCGCGGCCGAAGTCGCGCAATGGATCGGCGGCTAG
- a CDS encoding CDP-alcohol phosphatidyltransferase family protein, protein MDTPARPDFVPVGTNETRVFGVPARERACRLAAKAGLECSDAPRPDAPTLLANIDYAWDPLWLKMLVKRPGAVIVCDGVAVLAHLPAGSDIDRVHAGDLTGFEQLDAATVELTNDELRKRERPFVLPLTEQTADQVERAAYDGAYKGVTDALTLYVWRKPAFYLTRWAAQAGISPNMVSLVGAACCILAFYLFWIGQYWPGMLSGFVFMVLDTVDGKLARCTGTASWWGNVLDHGVDLVHPPFWWWAWLHGLGAYGRPLEPVYAANLLAVIVIGYVMQRVFEGIFLARFGLDMHTWRPIDSQFRLITARRNPNMAILLAALLFGRPDVGIELVALWTLLSLIFHAVRIAQAETARQVGGPIRSWLS, encoded by the coding sequence ATGGATACGCCTGCCCGCCCCGATTTCGTCCCTGTCGGAACCAATGAAACCCGCGTCTTCGGCGTGCCGGCGCGGGAGCGTGCCTGCCGCCTGGCTGCGAAAGCGGGTCTCGAATGCAGCGACGCGCCGCGGCCGGATGCGCCAACTTTGCTTGCGAACATCGATTATGCCTGGGATCCCTTGTGGCTGAAGATGCTGGTGAAGCGGCCCGGCGCGGTCATCGTCTGCGACGGCGTTGCCGTCCTGGCGCACCTGCCGGCGGGCAGCGACATCGATCGGGTTCATGCCGGCGACCTGACCGGCTTTGAGCAGCTCGACGCGGCGACCGTCGAACTGACCAACGACGAACTTCGCAAACGCGAACGCCCATTCGTCCTGCCATTGACTGAACAGACCGCGGACCAGGTCGAACGTGCCGCTTACGACGGGGCATATAAAGGCGTGACCGATGCGCTGACGCTGTACGTGTGGCGCAAGCCCGCGTTTTACCTGACCCGCTGGGCCGCGCAGGCGGGAATCAGCCCGAACATGGTGAGCCTGGTCGGCGCGGCCTGCTGCATCCTTGCATTCTACCTGTTCTGGATCGGCCAATATTGGCCCGGGATGCTGTCCGGTTTCGTGTTCATGGTGCTCGACACGGTCGACGGAAAGCTCGCGCGCTGCACCGGTACCGCTTCCTGGTGGGGGAATGTGCTCGACCACGGCGTCGACCTGGTGCACCCACCGTTCTGGTGGTGGGCCTGGTTGCACGGCCTTGGGGCTTACGGGCGTCCGCTAGAGCCCGTCTATGCCGCGAACCTGCTTGCGGTCATCGTCATCGGCTACGTCATGCAACGCGTCTTCGAGGGCATCTTCCTCGCCCGCTTCGGCCTGGACATGCACACGTGGCGGCCGATCGACAGCCAGTTCCGGCTGATCACTGCGCGGCGCAACCCGAACATGGCGATCCTCCTTGCCGCCCTGCTGTTCGGCCGTCCCGACGTCGGCATTGAACTGGTCGCGTTGTGGACGTTGCTCTCGCTGATCTTCCACGCCGTCCGGATCGCGCAGGCGGAAACGGCGCGCCAGGTCGGCGGACCGATCAGGTCCTGGTTGTCGTGA
- a CDS encoding DUF6491 family protein: protein MRRFTATAASLCALAAAGCTQVPSPAVPVARSNGGTCFNANQVRHFSTIADDVVDVQVGGSRFYRLQLSGTCNSSVSNPRAVLRTLGGGSWICGGLDAQIVFPDAFGSERCLVTGVTQIPKPLYGVRR, encoded by the coding sequence ATGCGCCGCTTCACCGCCACTGCCGCCAGCCTTTGCGCCCTTGCCGCCGCCGGTTGCACGCAAGTGCCCTCGCCGGCCGTGCCGGTCGCCAGGTCGAACGGCGGCACCTGCTTCAACGCCAATCAGGTCCGTCACTTTTCGACCATCGCCGACGATGTCGTCGACGTGCAGGTCGGGGGCAGCCGCTTCTACCGGCTGCAATTGTCCGGGACTTGCAACAGCAGCGTGTCCAACCCGCGCGCGGTGCTGCGCACCCTTGGCGGCGGATCGTGGATTTGCGGCGGGCTGGATGCCCAGATCGTCTTCCCCGACGCCTTCGGCTCGGAACGTTGCCTGGTCACCGGAGTCACCCAGATTCCAAAGCCACTCTATGGGGTTCGCCGCTAG
- a CDS encoding ABC transporter ATP-binding protein — translation MAMNERKQCDPVIEVRGLRNAFGEAVVHDGLDLTVCRGEILGVVGGSGTGKSVLMRSIIGLQKPEAGEVEVLGENMIDRPEDEAKNIRRRWGILFQNGALFSTLTVAENIEVPIREYFPFLKPPLLDEIASYKIAMSALPADAGPKYPSELSGGMVKRAGLARALALDPELLFLDEPTAGLDPIAAASFDELILSLQKKLDLTVFLITHDLDTLYAICDRVAVIAERKVIAVGTIPELLALDHPWIQEYFNGPRGRSAGTTAREHAEA, via the coding sequence ATGGCGATGAACGAGCGCAAACAATGCGACCCGGTCATCGAGGTGCGCGGCCTGCGCAACGCCTTTGGCGAAGCGGTCGTCCACGACGGTCTCGACCTAACCGTCTGCCGCGGCGAAATCCTCGGCGTGGTTGGTGGGTCGGGCACCGGCAAGTCGGTCCTGATGCGCTCGATCATCGGCCTCCAGAAGCCCGAGGCCGGCGAGGTCGAAGTGCTTGGCGAGAACATGATCGACCGCCCGGAGGACGAGGCCAAGAACATTCGCCGCCGCTGGGGTATCTTGTTTCAGAACGGCGCCTTGTTCTCGACGCTGACCGTGGCCGAAAATATCGAAGTGCCGATCCGGGAATATTTCCCGTTCCTCAAGCCGCCGCTGCTTGATGAGATCGCGTCCTACAAGATCGCGATGAGCGCCTTGCCTGCCGACGCCGGCCCCAAATATCCGTCGGAGCTTTCGGGCGGCATGGTCAAGCGCGCCGGGCTTGCGCGCGCGCTCGCGCTCGATCCGGAGCTCTTGTTCCTCGATGAGCCGACCGCCGGCCTCGACCCGATCGCTGCCGCATCTTTCGACGAACTGATCCTGTCGCTGCAAAAGAAGCTCGACCTGACGGTGTTCCTGATCACCCACGACCTCGACACTTTGTACGCGATCTGCGACCGAGTGGCGGTCATCGCCGAAAGGAAGGTGATCGCGGTCGGAACGATTCCGGAACTATTGGCATTGGATCACCCGTGGATTCAGGAATATTTCAACGGCCCGCGGGGGCGGTCCGCCGGAACGACGGCCAGGGAGCACGCTGAAGCCTGA
- a CDS encoding HAD family hydrolase yields the protein MSDLAVYDLDRTITRRATYTPFLLHCAMRRQQWRLVFVPVVALAMLAYVAGLFDRGRLKEICQALLIGRHIHASRLKPLADSFADATVAGNIRPGARDAIARDRKEGRRLVLATASYRLYAASIAERLGFDDVIATGSVIGLDERVHARIHGNNCYGVEKMRMIADWVEKSGLAGKHGHVRFYSDHASDAPAFEWSDEPVAVNPHDRLRRLAGERGWAVEDWG from the coding sequence ATGAGCGACCTTGCCGTCTACGACCTCGACCGGACGATCACGCGCCGGGCGACCTACACGCCGTTCCTGCTGCACTGCGCGATGCGGCGCCAGCAGTGGCGGCTGGTGTTCGTGCCGGTGGTCGCGCTGGCGATGCTTGCTTATGTCGCCGGGCTGTTCGACCGCGGCCGACTGAAGGAAATCTGCCAGGCTCTGCTGATCGGCCGGCACATCCACGCATCGCGGCTAAAGCCGCTCGCCGACAGCTTTGCCGACGCGACGGTTGCGGGCAATATCCGGCCCGGTGCACGCGACGCCATCGCCCGCGACCGGAAGGAGGGCCGCCGCCTGGTCCTCGCGACTGCTTCCTATCGCCTTTACGCCGCCTCGATCGCGGAGCGCCTGGGGTTCGACGACGTCATCGCCACCGGCTCGGTCATCGGCCTCGACGAGAGAGTCCACGCCCGCATTCATGGCAACAATTGCTACGGAGTGGAGAAAATGCGGATGATCGCCGACTGGGTAGAAAAGAGCGGCCTAGCCGGCAAGCACGGCCACGTCCGCTTCTATTCAGACCACGCGTCGGATGCGCCCGCGTTCGAGTGGTCGGATGAGCCGGTGGCCGTGAACCCACATGACCGGCTGCGGCGGCTAGCGGGTGAGCGTGGTTGGGCGGTGGAGGACTGGGGCTAG
- a CDS encoding NTP transferase domain-containing protein, with the protein MTGLTALVLAGSRPGRDAFAEAHGTDLKPLIPVGGEPMVRRPVLTLLATDGIARVLVVSQQPERIAAVLPADARTAVSASAATIAATLVQLIDDPATQWPLLVTTADHALLTSGMIYDLVTGAAGADVAIGLVGEAALMRRLPDTKRTWIRFRDGGYSGANLFLLRGPQVRPAIEKWRAVEQDRKKGLRLLLSLGPLALVGAVLRLRTLDQTLRTVGRKLGLKLVAVRMSDPLAAVDVDKDADLTLVEQLLRERA; encoded by the coding sequence GTGACCGGCCTCACCGCGCTGGTGCTGGCGGGCTCCCGGCCGGGCCGGGATGCCTTCGCCGAGGCGCATGGGACGGACTTGAAGCCGCTTATCCCGGTTGGCGGGGAGCCGATGGTCCGGCGCCCGGTACTGACCCTGCTGGCGACTGACGGAATCGCGCGTGTCCTGGTCGTTTCGCAGCAGCCGGAACGCATCGCCGCCGTCCTCCCCGCCGATGCGCGCACGGCGGTCAGCGCTTCCGCCGCGACCATCGCCGCGACCCTTGTCCAGCTGATCGACGACCCGGCCACGCAATGGCCGCTGCTCGTCACCACGGCCGATCATGCCCTGCTGACCAGCGGCATGATCTACGACTTGGTGACGGGCGCCGCCGGGGCCGACGTGGCGATCGGGCTGGTCGGCGAAGCCGCGCTGATGCGGCGGCTCCCGGACACCAAGCGGACCTGGATCCGCTTTCGCGACGGCGGTTACAGCGGGGCCAACCTGTTCCTGCTCCGCGGGCCGCAAGTTCGCCCGGCGATCGAGAAATGGCGGGCGGTCGAGCAGGATCGTAAGAAGGGGTTGCGCCTGCTACTGAGCCTCGGGCCGCTGGCCTTGGTCGGCGCCGTCCTGCGGCTCCGCACGCTCGACCAGACGCTGCGCACGGTCGGCCGCAAGCTCGGCCTGAAACTGGTCGCGGTGCGGATGAGCGACCCGCTCGCCGCCGTGGATGTCGACAAGGATGCCGACCTGACGCTCGTCGAACAATTGCTTCGGGAACGCGCATGA
- the pepN gene encoding aminopeptidase N encodes MADVRMTAENPQNPTHQEIRRLDYRPPDWLVPEVELDFDLDPESTTVRARLHVRRNGDHDRPLRLDGDGLTPVTVKVDGMDAQWQLDGAALVVVVPAGEAVVETEVRIDPAANTQLMGLYASGGMLCTQCEAEGFRRITFFPDRPDVLSKYRVRMAADRQRFPVLLTNGNPLRSGEAEGGRHWAEWEDPFLKPCYLFALVAGDLKANSDSFTTMSGRKVALNIWVREADLPRTAHAMAALKASMRWDEEVYGREYDLDLFNIVAVSDFNMGAMENKGLNIFNTAYILADPDTATDADFDNIARVVAHEYFHNWSGNRVTCRDWFQLSLKEGFTVFRDQGFSADMGSAAVQRIDDVKVLRAAQFPEDQGPLAHPVRPDGYLEISNFYTATIYNKGAELIRMLRTVLGADKFRAGTDLYFERHDGEVATCDDFVRALEDASGVDLSAFKIWYGQAGTPLVGARLDHDLASGRATLHLTQTVKPTPGQPVKAPMPIPLRTALIGADSGAQIGEEQLIIFDRPEQSIAFDDVRERPLLSINRGFSAPVVMAVDRDGDALERLAQSDTDPFARYEAMQELMLQLLIAGSRGEPTDSAPLIRAMAETLKSNSLDPALKADAIMLPTEAVIGDRMEQVDPDAIHAARESLRADLAIALRTDLLALHAASAPGGSDLSPEAKGARKLRNGALSYLAAADSADGARRAKQQFDSADNMTARQGALAVLVSLDSEEREQALGSFYTRFEAEPLVIDKWFALQAMAQRPETLDDVERLARHPAFTIANPNRLRALVGTFSANQWAFHAAGGRGYRFLADMILAVDKLNPQMAARFIPQLGRWRRFDEQRQALMRAQLERIVGTPGLSKDAFEQASKSLG; translated from the coding sequence ATGGCTGACGTCCGAATGACCGCGGAAAATCCGCAAAACCCGACCCACCAGGAAATCCGCCGGCTCGATTACCGGCCGCCGGACTGGCTGGTGCCGGAGGTCGAGCTCGATTTCGACCTCGATCCGGAAAGCACCACCGTCCGCGCCCGCTTGCATGTGCGGCGAAACGGCGACCACGATCGGCCGCTGCGGCTCGACGGCGATGGACTGACGCCGGTGACGGTCAAGGTCGATGGCATGGACGCGCAGTGGCAGCTGGACGGCGCCGCGCTGGTGGTCGTGGTCCCCGCCGGCGAAGCGGTCGTCGAGACCGAAGTCCGGATCGACCCGGCGGCCAACACGCAGCTGATGGGCCTGTACGCATCGGGCGGAATGCTCTGCACCCAGTGCGAGGCGGAAGGCTTCCGGCGGATCACCTTCTTCCCCGACCGGCCTGACGTGCTCAGCAAATATCGGGTGCGGATGGCGGCGGATCGGCAGCGCTTCCCAGTTCTTTTGACCAACGGCAATCCGCTGCGCAGCGGCGAGGCGGAGGGCGGGCGCCATTGGGCCGAGTGGGAAGATCCGTTCCTCAAGCCATGCTACCTCTTCGCGCTCGTCGCCGGCGACCTCAAGGCCAACAGCGACAGCTTCACAACCATGAGCGGCCGCAAGGTCGCGCTGAACATCTGGGTGCGCGAAGCCGATCTGCCGCGGACCGCCCACGCGATGGCCGCGCTGAAGGCGTCGATGCGATGGGACGAAGAGGTGTACGGGCGCGAATACGACCTCGACCTGTTCAACATCGTCGCCGTGTCCGACTTCAACATGGGGGCGATGGAGAACAAGGGCCTCAACATCTTCAACACGGCCTACATCCTGGCCGATCCCGACACCGCGACCGACGCCGATTTCGACAATATCGCGCGGGTCGTCGCGCACGAATATTTCCACAATTGGTCGGGCAACCGGGTCACCTGTCGCGACTGGTTCCAGCTCAGCCTGAAGGAAGGCTTCACCGTCTTTCGCGACCAGGGCTTTTCCGCCGACATGGGCAGCGCCGCGGTGCAACGCATCGATGATGTGAAGGTGCTTCGCGCCGCGCAATTCCCCGAAGACCAGGGCCCGCTGGCGCATCCGGTACGGCCGGACGGCTATCTGGAAATCTCCAACTTCTACACCGCCACCATCTACAACAAGGGCGCGGAGCTGATCCGGATGTTGCGGACGGTGCTTGGGGCCGACAAATTCCGGGCCGGCACCGACCTCTATTTCGAGCGGCACGACGGCGAAGTGGCGACCTGCGACGATTTCGTCAGGGCGCTGGAAGATGCCAGCGGGGTCGACTTGTCCGCTTTCAAAATCTGGTACGGGCAGGCCGGGACGCCGCTGGTCGGCGCGCGGCTGGACCATGATTTGGCCAGCGGACGCGCGACCCTGCACCTGACCCAGACGGTCAAGCCGACCCCCGGGCAGCCGGTCAAGGCGCCGATGCCGATCCCGCTGCGCACCGCCCTGATCGGCGCCGACAGCGGCGCCCAGATCGGCGAGGAGCAACTGATCATTTTCGACCGGCCGGAGCAAAGCATCGCTTTCGACGATGTGCGCGAGCGGCCGCTGCTTTCCATCAACCGCGGCTTTTCAGCGCCGGTGGTGATGGCCGTGGACCGGGATGGCGACGCGCTGGAGCGCCTGGCCCAGAGCGATACCGATCCCTTCGCCCGATATGAGGCGATGCAGGAGTTGATGCTGCAATTGCTCATCGCCGGCAGCCGTGGCGAGCCGACCGATTCGGCGCCGCTGATCAGGGCGATGGCGGAGACTCTGAAATCCAACTCGCTCGACCCGGCCCTGAAGGCCGACGCGATTATGCTTCCGACGGAGGCGGTCATCGGCGACCGGATGGAGCAGGTCGACCCGGACGCCATTCACGCCGCCCGCGAAAGCTTGCGGGCCGATCTGGCGATTGCGCTTCGGACGGACCTCCTGGCGCTCCACGCTGCTTCGGCGCCGGGCGGCAGCGACCTGTCGCCGGAGGCCAAGGGCGCGCGCAAGCTGCGCAATGGCGCCTTGTCCTACCTTGCCGCCGCCGACTCCGCCGACGGCGCACGGCGCGCCAAGCAGCAATTCGATTCCGCCGACAACATGACCGCGCGGCAGGGCGCGCTTGCGGTGCTGGTGTCGCTGGACAGTGAGGAGCGCGAACAGGCGCTGGGAAGTTTCTACACCCGCTTCGAAGCGGAGCCGCTGGTGATCGATAAATGGTTCGCGCTGCAGGCGATGGCGCAGCGGCCCGAAACTCTGGACGATGTCGAACGGCTGGCTCGCCACCCGGCGTTTACTATCGCCAATCCGAACCGGCTGCGCGCGCTGGTCGGCACTTTCAGCGCCAATCAGTGGGCATTCCATGCCGCCGGCGGGCGCGGGTACCGGTTCCTCGCCGACATGATCCTCGCCGTCGACAAGCTGAACCCGCAAATGGCGGCGCGCTTCATTCCGCAGCTGGGCCGCTGGCGCCGGTTCGACGAACAGCGCCAGGCGCTGATGCGCGCGCAGCTTGAACGGATCGTTGGGACCCCGGGATTGTCGAAGGACGCTTTCGAGCAAGCATCCAAATCGCTCGGCTAG
- a CDS encoding MlaD family protein: METRSNFVLVGSVTLALLVATLLFIVWLSGVSSEERKCYDIYFSQGVGGLNKGSNVSFSGVPVGQITKISLLPKRPEFVWVRIEVDEETPVLQGTTAQVKGVGFTGVSEIQLQGAVKGARPIAQLGPEGCPVIPSSAGGLGALLNSAPELLERIQRLTERLTELLSDKNQNAISDILENIDRTTQVLADRAPELGDAMASAKVALTNAGIAAERVAALADNTNRLVNDEGKPAAQDLRKAIASMQRAADNLDTVITEARPGIQNFSKSTLPEANRLVRDMRELTQSLRGVADRVEQGGIGGTLGPEKLPDYEPRKKK; the protein is encoded by the coding sequence ATGGAAACGCGATCCAATTTCGTGCTGGTCGGCTCGGTCACGCTGGCTTTGCTGGTGGCGACCTTGCTGTTCATTGTCTGGTTGAGCGGCGTCTCCAGCGAAGAACGCAAATGCTACGACATTTATTTCAGCCAGGGCGTCGGTGGGCTCAACAAGGGGTCCAACGTCAGCTTCTCCGGCGTTCCGGTCGGCCAGATCACGAAGATTTCCCTGCTTCCGAAGCGTCCTGAGTTCGTCTGGGTGCGGATCGAGGTCGACGAGGAAACCCCGGTCCTTCAAGGTACGACGGCGCAGGTCAAAGGCGTCGGCTTCACCGGCGTCAGCGAGATCCAGCTTCAAGGCGCGGTCAAGGGCGCCCGGCCGATCGCCCAGCTCGGCCCGGAGGGTTGCCCTGTCATCCCATCGAGCGCTGGCGGCCTTGGCGCCTTGCTCAACAGCGCTCCTGAATTGCTCGAGCGGATCCAGCGCTTGACCGAGCGGCTGACCGAACTGCTGTCCGACAAGAACCAGAATGCGATTTCCGACATTCTCGAGAATATCGACCGCACGACCCAGGTGCTTGCCGACCGTGCCCCCGAACTTGGCGATGCGATGGCCAGCGCCAAAGTGGCGTTGACCAACGCCGGCATCGCCGCCGAACGTGTCGCGGCGCTGGCGGACAACACCAACCGGCTGGTCAACGACGAGGGCAAGCCGGCAGCGCAGGACCTGCGCAAGGCGATCGCTTCGATGCAGCGGGCCGCGGACAATCTCGACACCGTGATCACCGAAGCCCGCCCGGGCATCCAGAACTTCAGCAAGTCGACCTTGCCGGAGGCCAATCGCCTGGTCCGCGACATGCGCGAACTGACGCAGTCGCTGCGCGGCGTCGCCGACCGCGTCGAACAGGGCGGCATCGGCGGCACGCTCGGCCCCGAGAAGCTGCCCGATTACGAACCGAGGAAAAAGAAATGA